A region of the Caballeronia sp. TF1N1 genome:
TGGTCGCGCCCAGTTCGCCCGCCACGCGGTACAGAATGCCGCGCCGCAGCCGCGAGCACAGCGAACACGTCGTCTTGCCTTCCGGCACCAGCCGCTTGACGATGCTGTACGTATCCTGGTTCTCGATATGAAACGGAATATCGAGCTTGCTCAGATATTCGGGCAGCACATGCTCCGGAAATCCCGGCTGCTTCTGATCCAGATTGACGGCCACGAGTTCGAAGTTGATCGGCGCGCGCTCGCGCAGGCGCATGAGAATTTCGAGCATCGCGTAACTGTCCTTGCCGCCGGACAGACACACCATGACCTTGTCGCCTTCCTCGATCATGTTGAAGTCGCCGATCGCCTCGCCGACTTGCCGCGCGAGCCGCTTGAAGAGCTTGTTGTTCTCGTAGGCTTCCTTCTGCTGACGGCGCGTCAGCGCTTCGCGCGCGGGCTTTTGCTCGTCGGGCGCTTGCAGTGTCTCGGGCGCGTTCATGCTCGTTCCTCTTTGATACGGAAGACTTCGACGCCCACCGCGTCGCAGTCGGGATACACGTCGGGTTTTTCTGTCGATACCACCACGGCCCGCACATTCGGATGCGCGAGCAGCGCGGCGGCGACATCGTCGCAGAGTGTTTCCTGCAGATGGATGTGGCCGCGCTTCACGCGCTCGGCGATGGTCGAGCGCATGAAGTCGTAGTCGACGACTTCGGCGAGCTTGTCCGCGACGGGCGTGGACAGCGCGAGCGGCACGAACAGTTCGACGTTGATCACGACGCGTTGCTCGCCGCGCTTCTCGAAGTCATGCACACCGATATTGATGCGCACTTCGTAGTTGCGCAGAAAAAGCCGCCGGCAATCGGCCAGCCGGGGATGCGAAAGTGCGGCAAGCATGGGTTCGTTCCAAAAGTTGATACGCGGCGCGCGGGCTACAGCTTCGGCGCGCCGAACAGGTACATCACGTCGCGCGGGCTCGGCACGAGATGCTGGCCGCCATCGACCACGAGCGTCGTGCCGGTCATGCCGTGCGCGTTCGCCAGAAAGCACGCGGCCTCCGCGACGTCGCGCACCGTGGACGCCCGCTTGAGCGGCGTCACGCGATGCGCCGCCGCGAACGATTCCGGCGTCTGCCCGGCGGAAATCAGCGTCAGTCCCGGCGCGAGGCCGACGACGCGCAGCTTCGGCCCCAGCGCCTGCGCGAGCGCGACGGTGGCGTTTTCCAGCGCGGCCTTCGTGAGCGTGTACGACAGGTAATCCGGATTCATGTTGTACAGCTTCTGATCGAGCACGTTGATGACAACGCCGCGTTGCGTGTCGTCATCGGCGGCGGATTCAGGCGTGATTTCGTGCAACAGACGCGCAAGCGTGAGCGGCGCGGCGACGTTGATCGCGGTCATCTCGAGCAGCTTTGCGTAGCCGAAGTCGGTGGCCGTGTCTTCGTCGAAACGCGATGCGCAGTTCACCACGCAATTCAGCGCGCCGAATGCCTCGACACACGCCGGCACGAGCCGCGCCACGTCCGCTTCGATGCCGAGATCCGCGTGCAATGCGGCCGCGCGCCGGCCAAGCGCTTCGATTTCGGCGACGGTTTCGAGCGCTTCACGCGCAGAGCCGCCGTAGTGCACGGCGACGTCCCAGCCCTGGCGAGCGAATTCCAGCGCGACGCCGCGCCCTATGCGCCTGGCGCCGCCGGTCACGAGTACGACGCGGGCCCGCGCAGCCGAAGCGGGCGAAAGCGGCAAATTTGCGGAAGATAACGGCGTGGAGGCGCTCATTTACAATACTGGGATGAATCCGAAAGCTCGACAATCCGACAGTTTACCTGCTCCCGGCGCGGATGCACTCGCCCAGTCCGACGCACTTTCCGCGCTGATTTGCGAGCGTATCGCCGAGGCGGGCGGCTGGCTGCCGTTCGACCGCTACATGGACCTCGCGCTGTATGCGCCCGGACTCGGCTATTACAGCGGCGGCGCGATGAAGTTCGGCCGGCGCGCGGAAGACGGCAGCGACTTCGTCACCGCGCCGGAATTGTCGCCCTTGTTCGCAACGACGCTCGCGCGGCCCGTGGCGCAGGCGCTCGAACAGAGCGGCACGCGCCGGCTGATGGAGTTCGGCGCGGGCACGGGCAAGCTCGCGGCGGGTTTGCTCAACGCGCTAGCCGAACTAGACGTGGCCTTCGATAGTTACGCAATCGTCGATCTTTCCGGCGAATTGCGCGCGCGCCAGCGCGAGACAATCGAAGCGCAGGCGCCCTCGCTCGCCGCCAAGGTCATCTGGCTCGATGCATTGCCGGATTCGTTCGAAGGCGTGGTGATCGGCAACGAAGTGCTGGACGCCATGCCGGTGCGGCTCGTGGTGCGCAAGCTCGGCGCGTGGCACGAGCGCGGCGTGGTCGTGCTGAACGACCGTTTTGCTTTCGATGACCATCCCGTGGAAATCGACGAGCAAATCGAATTGATCGATGCCGCCATCGACGAAGCCAACGACGAGCCATTCACCGAATACGTGACCGAAACGCACGAGGCGGCGCTCGGCTTCACGAAGACCGTTTGCACCATGCTCACGCGCGGCGCGGCGTTTTTCATCGACTACGGATTTCCGCGCCGCGAGTTCTATCACGCGCAGCGCGCGACCGGAACGTTGATGTGTCATTGCCGGCATCGCGCGCACACGGACCCGTTTCTCTATCCGGGCTTGCAGGACATCACGGCGCACGTCGAATTCACGGGGATCGCGGAAGCAGGCACGGAAGCCGGCGCCGATCTGCTGGGCTTCACGTCGCAGGCGCGCTTTCTGATGAACGCCGGTATCACCGACGTACTCAACGAACTCGATCCCGCCGACGTACGGCGCTTTTTGCCCGCCGCCAACGCCGTGCAGAAATTGCTTTCGGAAGCAGAGATGGGCGAACTCTTCAAGGTGATCGCGTTTTCGCGCGGCATTCCCGGCACGCTCGACGCCTTCTCGGCCGGCGACCGTTCCCATACGCTCTGAGCCATTGCCATGATCCGCTGGCTTCTGACTACGTTTGTCGCGCTGATGGTGCTGTCGGCTTGCTGGCCGTGGCTCCGCAAGCTCGGCGTCGGGCGCTTGCCGGGCGATTTCACGCTGCGCATCTTTGGACGCGAATACTCGTTTCCGTTCATGTCGACGCTGCTGCTGTCGATGTTGCTGTCGCTGATCGCGCGCGCGCTCTAGCCGTTACAGAACCGCCTTCACCGCTTCGACCCGCGCATCGTGCACGGCGTCCTTTATGCGCGCGGGCTGATTGGCGAAGCGTTGCGCGACCGCGCCGGCATCGACGGAACGGGCCGCGACTAGCGCCTCGCGCAGCCGTTCAGCCTGTGGATAAGGCTGCTGTTCCAGACCGAGCCGACCGCGCGCATCGGCGAGACATGCCTGCAAGGCTTCCGCGAAACGCGCGGGTTTGCGCAACGCGTCGGCGCGTTCGAAGAGGCGCACCAGCGCGGCCGCGCCCGCGTCCATGACGCGATGAATGTTGCCGTGCTCGCGCGCGACGAGTACCGCCAGATCGCGGCACTCGTTTGGCACGCGCAAGCGGTCGCAAAGCGGCTTCAGGAGATCGACGCTGCGCCCTTCGTGACCAAGATGGCGCGGCAGGATATCGTCCGGCGTGGTCGCCTTGCCGAGATCGTGAGTGAGCGCGGCGAAGCGCACCGGCAACGCAAACCCCTGCGACGCCGCGTAGTCCACCACCATCATCACGTGGACGCCGGTGTCCACTTCGGGATGGTAGTCGGCGCGTTGCGGCACGCCCCAAAGCGCGTTGACTTCGGGGAGAATGCGCGCCAGCGCGCCGCAACCGCGCAGGACCTCGAACATGCGAGAAGGCTTCTTTTCCATCAGACCGCGCGAGACTTCCTGCCATACGCGCTCGGGCACGAGGGCATCGACTTCGCCCGCCTCGACCATTTTCTTCATCAGCGCTTCGGTTTCCGGCGCGACTGAAAAATCGGCGAAGCGCGCCGCGAAACGAGCGAGACGAAGAATACGCACCGGGTCTTCGATGAACGCATCGCCCACATGCCGGAAGAGTTTCTGCGCGAGATCGGCGCGGCCGTTGAACGGATCGATCACCGGGCCGGTCAGTTCGCCATCGGGATTCACTTCGCGCGCCATTGCATTGATGGTCAGATCGCGCCGCGTCAAGTCCTCTTCGAGCGTCACGTCCGGCGAGTAGTAAAACTGGAAGCCGTGATACCCCGCCGCCGTCTTGCGCTCGGTGCGCGCGAGCGCGTATTCCTCGTGCGTCCGCGGATGCAAAAACACCGGGAAATCCTTGCCCACCGGCTTATAGCCTTGCGCCACCATTTGCTCGGGCGTGGCTCCAACCACGACATAATCGCGATCCACCACCGGCACGCCGAGCAACTCGTCGCGGATCGCGCCGCCAACCGCGTAAATGTTCATTGCGCGATTTCCTGCTTTGCATCCTCGATCCACGCCGCGACCGCGGGCAATGCGGTCACGCGCTGCGCATAGGCACGCGATTCATGGTCAAGCGACGGCTCGTAGGAATTGAAGCGCATGACGACCGGCGCGAACATGGCATCCGCAATACCGAACTCGCCGAACAGAAACGGCCCGCCCGACTTCGCCAGGCAATCGGCCCACAACGCTTCGATGCGCGCGATATTCGCCAATGCGCCTTCGCTTGCGCCTTTGCCTGGCGCGTGCGTGCGAATTTCCATGGGCATCGACTGACGCAAGTCAGCGAAACTCGCGTGCATCTCGGCGCTGATGCTGCGCGCATGTGCCCGCGCACCGGCATCGCGCGGCCACATCGCGTGGTCGGGAAGGCGCTCGGCGAGGGTCTCCATGATCGCAAGCGACTCCCACACGGAGGCGCCGTCGTCGGTGACGAGACACGGCACCTTGCCCGATGGCGACACTTCGAGAATGCGCGCCTTGGTATCGGGCTGACCGAGACGGATCAGCGTTTCCTCGAAGGGAATGCCGAAGTGCTTCATCAGCACCCAAGGGCGCATGGACCAGGAAGACGTGTTCTTGTCACCAATGACGAGTTTCATGCGATCGATGTTCAGCGATGCGCCGTGGCGCGAAAAGAATTGAAGCGCGAGCGATTCGACGCGCCCGTCAGATACAACGGCGCAATCGCCTCGATGCTCGCCGGTTCGCCGATGCCCAGTTCGGGCGCAAGCGGGCCGCTCGCAATATTCGGCGTTTTCATGGAATCGAGATTGTCGCGCGAAATCAGCGGTTCACCGGGCGCGAGTTCGAGCGTCATCGCCTGAAGGCGGCCAAGGCTCTCGGGCAACTTGATGATGCGCGAATGCTTGCCGATGGTCGCGCCCGCAAAGCGCACCAGCTCCGCGAGCGTGAAGACGCCCGGCCCCGCGAGCTCGTAGACCATGCGGTTGGCCGCGTCGAGGTCGAGCACGTTGACCATGGCCTTGGCCACGTCGCCGACGAAAATAGGCTGGAACTGCGCGTCGGCGCAAGCCAGCGGAATCACCGGGAACATGCGTTCGAGGAAGGCGAACTGGTTCAGCAGATTGTCCTCGGGACCGAAAACGACGGAGCTTCGGAAAATGGTCCAGTCGAGGCCCGAGTCGCGCACCGCCTTTTCGCCATCGCCCTTCGAGCGCAAATACATGCTCGGACCTTCCGAATCCGCACCGATCGCGCTCATGTGCAGCAGCCGGCGCACGCCTTTCGCCGCGCACGCCGCCGCGATCTTGCGCGGCAACTCGACGTGTGCTTTCTCGAACTCAGGCCCATAAGGCTCGCCGCGCCGCCCTTGCAGCACGCCGACGAGGTTGATCACCGCGTCGGCCTCCGCGACGAAAGCCGCGAGTTGCGCGGGATCGTGAATATCGGTTTCGATGACATCGACGGGAAGAAGCGTCAGATGCGCCGCGTTGGAACGGCGCCGCGTGGCAATTCGCACGTTCTTGCCGAGATCGACCAGCGCGTTGACGAGATGACTTCCGATGAAACCCGAACCGCCGATGAGCGCTACCTTTTGATGTCGCATATTCGCCTCTAGAGTCGCGGCTTTGTGAGTGCGCTTTGACGAATGCGAACGGCGAAGGGGCAGCCGCGCGCCCGTTCCGTCTATTCGTGCAACGAAACCGCGACGCGCGGTGCAAAAGAACTACGGCGCGATATATCCCAGCCGCGTCTTCAGCGATTGCGGACGGCCTTCGAACAGTGCCGCGTAGTAGACGGTGTTCGACAGCACGTTCTTGACGTAATCGCGCGTCTCGGTGAACGGAATGGTTTCAGCAAAAATCGCGCCCTCGACAGGCGCGCGCAAATCCTGCCGCCATTGCTTCGGCCGGCCGGGACCTGCGTTGTAACCGGCAGTGGCGAGCACGGGTGAGTTATCGAATTGATTGTAGATCATCGACAGGTAATTTGTGCCGAGCAGAATGTTGGTGTTGATGTCGTTCATTTGCGCGCGCGACACCGGACCCATGCCGATTTTCTTGGCGACGAGTTGCGCCGTGCCAGGCATCAGTTGCATCAAGCCGCCCGCGCCTACTTCCGAACGCGCGTTGATGATGAAGCGCGATTCCTGGCGGATAAGCCCGTATGCCCATTCGATATCGAGCCCGGTGGTTTGCGCATCGCGCTCGACGATATCGCGGAACGGCGACAGATAACGCAGCGTGAAGTCGTGCTCGGTCTTAGTCTTGTCGGCGGTGTTCACCGTGCGGTCGAACAGTTCGATGCGCTTTGCATACTGCGCGGCGGCGATGAGTTGCCGGTCCGTCATGCTGCGCAATGGCCAGTTCCATTCGCGGTTGCCTTCGAGCCGCATGTTCAGCGAGTAGAAACGTTGCGACAGCGCGAAGCCCGGCACCGACTGCATCTGCGCGATTTCAGCATCGCTCACGGTGGTGCGCGGCGGGACGCTGATCTTCTGGCCGGTTTCTTCCAGCGCGAGCTGGCCGTAGAAGTTGTATTGGTCCGCGATCGACTGGAATTCCTGATTGGCCGTTGCGGCGTCGCCCGCTTGCTTGACCGCGCGGCCGTGCCAGTAAGTCCACGCAGGCTGGCTGCGCAAGGTGGGCGGCATCTGGTCGATAGACCAGCGCACCATGTTCCAGTCGCCCGCAAGCAGCGCGCTGCGCGTGCGCCATTCATATGCGGGGTTCGACAACTGCGCGTTCGCCGATAGCCGATACCAGTCCGACGCGGCCGGCATGCGCTTGATCGCCGCCTGATAGCCGATGGTGCCCCAGCCGATCGCGCGTTCCTGCGCAGTGAGACTCGGCGCGACCGAACTGAACGTGGCCGCGGCCATTGCCGGATCGTTGCGAGCCATGCGCGTGATGGCGAGCAAGGTCAGTTGGTGCGCCGGCGTGTTCGGCATGACGCCGCGCGCGAGGTAAAGCGGCGGCTTGTTGACCGCGTCGTCGAGAAGCGAGCCTTTCGGCTTTTCCTGCCCGAGCGCTTCGACGATATTCGATCCGGTCGACGTGTAGTTCTGTTCGTAAGCGATGCGAATCTGCTGCCAGATGTCGTCGCTCGTGAACTGGCCTGACTCCGCAAGTGCGCCGATGAGATCGACGCAGCCGTCGCCGTACCATTTGGGATCGACGAGCAGCGCGCGCGCCGCTTCCGCGACGTTCTCGCCCTTCGAGAGACGCGCTTCGAGTGCATAGCACTTGACCTGCGTGTCGTCGTTGAGCACGAAGCGGGCATATTGCTGCTCGAAGTTCTTCCAGTCGTGACGGCTGCCGAGCACGACGAGATAATCGTTGCGCATGCGGTCGGCAATGGCCTGGCCGTCGTTGCGCTGCAGGAACGAGAGCACCGGCGCATCGGGCGCGTCGATGCGCGCGTGGCCTTGCGAATCGAAGAGTTGCGGCTTGATCGTGAAGTACTCGACGTAACTCGGCGCCGGATAGTTCGGGATTTGCGCGGCAAGAACGCCGGCTTTGGCCGGATCGTTCGCGCGCGCGGCATCGCGCAACTGCATGAAGATGCGGTCGTCGGACGACGGCGAGAAGTCTTCGTCGGGGCGAACCGCGGAAGCTGTTCCACAAGCGACGAGCGTCACTGCGGCAAGTGCGGTACCAGCCGCAAGATATACTCGGTCGAGGCGTTTTGACATCGTTATTACTGGAGCGCGAGGTGGTCCAAAGATCGGTTGAAAGCATAGCACGCAACGTTTGCGCGAAACCTAAAAGCGCATTGCGTTCCACGCTTCTCGCAAGCCGCGAAGCACAGCGTGACGATCCCGCGCAAGCCGAAAGAAACAAGGCGCTCGCGACACGCATCGAGGCGTTGCTCGCGGAGCATGCGGTCAAGTGCATCGGCTTTTATTGGCCCGTTGCGGGCGAATTCGATGCACGCGCTTTGCTCACTCGCTGGCTCGCGGCAGACGCGACGCGCGCCGCCGCGTTGCCCGTGGTGGTCGAGCCCAAGGCGCCGATGGCCTTCCACGCATGGCATGCGCAAATGCCGATGAACGAAGGCCGCTATCGCATTCCCGTGCCTGCCCAGGAAATCCGCGTGACGCCGGATCTGTTGCTGATTCCATGCGTCGGTTTCGATCTCCAGCGCTTGAGACTGGGTTACGGCGGCGGCTACTACGATCGCACGCTCGCCGCCTGGCCGAATGGCGAGCGCCCCGTGACTATCGGGATTGCCTACGAATCGGGCAAATGCGATGCGCTCCCGCGCGAGACCCACGACTTGCCGCTTGGAGCCATCGTCACCGAGGCTGCCATCTACTGACTCAAAGCGATGTCGCCGCGCGCGCGGCGGTATCGTAAAGACCGGATGCGTTGCGCATGAGTTGCGCGGCGTCGCCAATCTGCTCGTTTGTCAGCCCGCTTTCGCGCAGCGTCGACATGAGACAGCTCTCCCGCACTTCACGATACTTCCCGCACAACTCGCGCCCTGCCGCCGTTGCGGAAAAGAACACTTCCTTGCCCGTCTTCTCGCTTTTAACGTAACCGCGCGCCACCAGTTTCTTGAGTGCATACGTGGCAACGTGGGTATCCTCGATATTCAGGACGAAGCAGATGTCGGCGAGCTTTTTCTTGCGATCGCGATGGCTCACGTGATGCAGCAGCGATACTTCCACGGCGGTCATGTCCTTCGCGCCCGCCGCCGACATGCAACGCACCATCCAGCGATTGAACGCGTTGCTCACCATGATGAGCGCGTATTCGAACTCCGATAACTCGGCGCTGACTTCTGACACGAGATGCTCGGACGAGACGATCTTGGTAGGGTGACGCGACATGGCGAGGACCGTTGAAAAGTGCGTGGAGTGTATCCGAACGATATCGCGCAGCCGCGACCTTGCGTCACGAACTACACTCCGAACAAACGCTTATTGATAAATTGTCGATAATTTATTGACAATGTAGCATTCTGACGCGTTGCTGGCCGCATGGACGGCGCGCGCAAGGGACCAGAGAGGCATGACGAAACCACGTATTCATCCGCTTGGCGACAACGCGCTCGTGTGCGAATCCGCGCCACCGGCGACGCTCGATTGTCAGCGCCGCATCTGGGCGCTCGCCGACATCGCGCGGCTCATGCCGCACGTCGTCGAAGTCGTGCCGGGCATGAACAACCTGACCATCGTCTTCGACCCGCTCGAAGCCGATTACGAAGCCCTCGCGGCGCAACTCGAAGATGGTTGGGAAGCGGCCACGCCATCGGATACGGGCGGCGCGGAGATCGAGATTCCGGTGCGCTACGGCGGCGCGGACGGCCCCGATCTGAGTTCGCTCGCCAAGCACGTCGGCCTTTCCGTCGATGAAGTCGTGAAGCGTCACACCGAAGCCGAATACGTCGTCTTCTTTCTCGGTTTTCAGCCGGGCTTCGCCTACATGGGCGGCCTCGATCCCGCGCTGCACACGCCGCGCCGCGCGGAACCGCGCCTCGAAGTGCCGGCGGGTTCGGTCGGCATCGGCGGGGCGCAGACGGGTATCTATCCCGCTGTATCGCCCGGTGGATGGAATCTGCTCGGCCGCACCGACCTCAAGCTTTTCGATCCGGCCCGCAACCCGCCGACGCTCATGCAGCCCGGCGACCGCGTGCGCTTCACGGCGCTGGAGGTGCGCGCATGATCGAAGTAAAACGCGCGGGCGTGCTCTCGTCCGTGCAGGATCTCGGGCGCCACGGTTATCGGCATCTCGGCGTGAGTTCGGGCGGCGCGCTCGATGCGCTGTCGCTGGAAATCGGCAATCGTATCGTCGGCAACAAGGCGGATGCGGCGGGTATTGAAGTCACGTTTGGGCCGACCGTGCTGCGCTTCTCGCGCGCGACGCGCGTGGCGATTACCGGCACGGACTTCGGCGCGACGCTCGACGACGAGCCGGTTTATTCGTGGTGGAGTCTGCCCGTGCGCGCGGGCCAGGAACTGACGCTGCGCGCGGCCAAGCGCGGCATGCGCGGCTACGTGTGCATTGCGGGCGGTATCGACGTCTTGCCGATGCTCGGCTCACGCAGCACCGACCTCGGCGCATGCTTCGGCGGCCTGGGCGGACGCGCGCTTGCCGACGGCGACCGTTTGCCCGTCGGCGTGCCGCAACCGCACAAGGGCATCGCGTTTTCGCCGGAAGAACCGGCCTTCGGCGTGAAGGCGCCCGCGTGGTGCAAGTTCGTGCTCGTCGATGAACCCGTGCGGCGCGGCCGACATGCGCCGGGCGTCGACTGGGCCGTGCCGATTCGCGTGCTGCGCGGTCCGGAATACGCGAGCTTCACGGAGAAGGCGCAGCGCGACTTCTGGAACGAGGAATGGACCATCACGCCAAACAGCAACCGCATGGGCTTTCGCCTTGCGGGCACGGAGCTCGAACGCGGCGAGAAAATCGAACTGCTGTCGCACGCGGTCTTGCCCGGCACGATTCAAGTGCCGCCGAACGGCCAGCCCATCGTCCTGATGGGCGACGCGCAATCCACGGGCGGCTATCCGAAGATCGGCGCGGTCATCAAGGCGGATTTGTGGAAGCTCGCGCAAGTGCGGTTGAACGGCGGCGTGCGCTTCATCGAAACGTCGCTGGAAGAAGCACGCCATGCGCTCGCCGAAGAGCGGCGCTATGTCAGTCAGGTGGGCACGGCCATCGCGATGCACGAGGAACGCTGCGCGCGTCTGGCTAAATCAACGTAACGACTTTGAACGATACGACATCATGGAAATCGATCTGAACGCCGATCTCGGCGAAGGCTGCGGCACCGACGAAGCGCTGCTCGAACTCGTCAGCTCCGCGAACATCGCGTGCGGCTGGCATGCGGGCGGCGCCACCGCGATGCGCGAGTGCGTGCGCTGGGCGGTGCAAAAAGGCGTGGCGATCGGCGCGCATCCGAGCTTCAACGATCCCGAGAACTTCGGCCGCAAGGAAATGGACTTGCCGCCCGAGGAAATCTACGCGGGCGTGCTGTATCAACTGGGCGCGCTGTCGGCCATTGCGCGGGCGGAAGGCGGACGTATCGCGCATGTGAAGCCGCACGGCGCGCTCTACAACCAGGCCGCGAAAAGCCCCGGGATAGCGGATGCCATCTGCTCCGCCGTGCATGACTTCGATCCGTCGCTGCTGATCTTCGGTCTCGCCAACAGCGGTCTCGTCGATGCGGCGCGGCGCGCGGGCTTGGTCGCCATCGAGGAAGTCTTCGCGGATCGCGGCT
Encoded here:
- a CDS encoding dihydroneopterin aldolase — its product is MLAALSHPRLADCRRLFLRNYEVRINIGVHDFEKRGEQRVVINVELFVPLALSTPVADKLAEVVDYDFMRSTIAERVKRGHIHLQETLCDDVAAALLAHPNVRAVVVSTEKPDVYPDCDAVGVEVFRIKEERA
- a CDS encoding SDR family oxidoreductase; the protein is MSASTPLSSANLPLSPASAARARVVLVTGGARRIGRGVALEFARQGWDVAVHYGGSAREALETVAEIEALGRRAAALHADLGIEADVARLVPACVEAFGALNCVVNCASRFDEDTATDFGYAKLLEMTAINVAAPLTLARLLHEITPESAADDDTQRGVVINVLDQKLYNMNPDYLSYTLTKAALENATVALAQALGPKLRVVGLAPGLTLISAGQTPESFAAAHRVTPLKRASTVRDVAEAACFLANAHGMTGTTLVVDGGQHLVPSPRDVMYLFGAPKL
- a CDS encoding class I SAM-dependent methyltransferase produces the protein MNPKARQSDSLPAPGADALAQSDALSALICERIAEAGGWLPFDRYMDLALYAPGLGYYSGGAMKFGRRAEDGSDFVTAPELSPLFATTLARPVAQALEQSGTRRLMEFGAGTGKLAAGLLNALAELDVAFDSYAIVDLSGELRARQRETIEAQAPSLAAKVIWLDALPDSFEGVVIGNEVLDAMPVRLVVRKLGAWHERGVVVLNDRFAFDDHPVEIDEQIELIDAAIDEANDEPFTEYVTETHEAALGFTKTVCTMLTRGAAFFIDYGFPRREFYHAQRATGTLMCHCRHRAHTDPFLYPGLQDITAHVEFTGIAEAGTEAGADLLGFTSQARFLMNAGITDVLNELDPADVRRFLPAANAVQKLLSEAEMGELFKVIAFSRGIPGTLDAFSAGDRSHTL
- a CDS encoding DUF2905 domain-containing protein, with the protein product MIRWLLTTFVALMVLSACWPWLRKLGVGRLPGDFTLRIFGREYSFPFMSTLLLSMLLSLIARAL
- a CDS encoding multifunctional CCA addition/repair protein gives rise to the protein MNIYAVGGAIRDELLGVPVVDRDYVVVGATPEQMVAQGYKPVGKDFPVFLHPRTHEEYALARTERKTAAGYHGFQFYYSPDVTLEEDLTRRDLTINAMAREVNPDGELTGPVIDPFNGRADLAQKLFRHVGDAFIEDPVRILRLARFAARFADFSVAPETEALMKKMVEAGEVDALVPERVWQEVSRGLMEKKPSRMFEVLRGCGALARILPEVNALWGVPQRADYHPEVDTGVHVMMVVDYAASQGFALPVRFAALTHDLGKATTPDDILPRHLGHEGRSVDLLKPLCDRLRVPNECRDLAVLVAREHGNIHRVMDAGAAALVRLFERADALRKPARFAEALQACLADARGRLGLEQQPYPQAERLREALVAARSVDAGAVAQRFANQPARIKDAVHDARVEAVKAVL
- a CDS encoding glutathione S-transferase family protein; amino-acid sequence: MKLVIGDKNTSSWSMRPWVLMKHFGIPFEETLIRLGQPDTKARILEVSPSGKVPCLVTDDGASVWESLAIMETLAERLPDHAMWPRDAGARAHARSISAEMHASFADLRQSMPMEIRTHAPGKGASEGALANIARIEALWADCLAKSGGPFLFGEFGIADAMFAPVVMRFNSYEPSLDHESRAYAQRVTALPAVAAWIEDAKQEIAQ
- a CDS encoding complex I NDUFA9 subunit family protein, producing the protein MRHQKVALIGGSGFIGSHLVNALVDLGKNVRIATRRRSNAAHLTLLPVDVIETDIHDPAQLAAFVAEADAVINLVGVLQGRRGEPYGPEFEKAHVELPRKIAAACAAKGVRRLLHMSAIGADSEGPSMYLRSKGDGEKAVRDSGLDWTIFRSSVVFGPEDNLLNQFAFLERMFPVIPLACADAQFQPIFVGDVAKAMVNVLDLDAANRMVYELAGPGVFTLAELVRFAGATIGKHSRIIKLPESLGRLQAMTLELAPGEPLISRDNLDSMKTPNIASGPLAPELGIGEPASIEAIAPLYLTGASNRSRFNSFRATAHR
- a CDS encoding lytic transglycosylase domain-containing protein gives rise to the protein MSKRLDRVYLAAGTALAAVTLVACGTASAVRPDEDFSPSSDDRIFMQLRDAARANDPAKAGVLAAQIPNYPAPSYVEYFTIKPQLFDSQGHARIDAPDAPVLSFLQRNDGQAIADRMRNDYLVVLGSRHDWKNFEQQYARFVLNDDTQVKCYALEARLSKGENVAEAARALLVDPKWYGDGCVDLIGALAESGQFTSDDIWQQIRIAYEQNYTSTGSNIVEALGQEKPKGSLLDDAVNKPPLYLARGVMPNTPAHQLTLLAITRMARNDPAMAAATFSSVAPSLTAQERAIGWGTIGYQAAIKRMPAASDWYRLSANAQLSNPAYEWRTRSALLAGDWNMVRWSIDQMPPTLRSQPAWTYWHGRAVKQAGDAATANQEFQSIADQYNFYGQLALEETGQKISVPPRTTVSDAEIAQMQSVPGFALSQRFYSLNMRLEGNREWNWPLRSMTDRQLIAAAQYAKRIELFDRTVNTADKTKTEHDFTLRYLSPFRDIVERDAQTTGLDIEWAYGLIRQESRFIINARSEVGAGGLMQLMPGTAQLVAKKIGMGPVSRAQMNDINTNILLGTNYLSMIYNQFDNSPVLATAGYNAGPGRPKQWRQDLRAPVEGAIFAETIPFTETRDYVKNVLSNTVYYAALFEGRPQSLKTRLGYIAP
- a CDS encoding 5-formyltetrahydrofolate cyclo-ligase, with the protein product MEREVVQRSVESIARNVCAKPKSALRSTLLASREAQRDDPAQAERNKALATRIEALLAEHAVKCIGFYWPVAGEFDARALLTRWLAADATRAAALPVVVEPKAPMAFHAWHAQMPMNEGRYRIPVPAQEIRVTPDLLLIPCVGFDLQRLRLGYGGGYYDRTLAAWPNGERPVTIGIAYESGKCDALPRETHDLPLGAIVTEAAIY
- a CDS encoding winged helix DNA-binding protein; this encodes MSRHPTKIVSSEHLVSEVSAELSEFEYALIMVSNAFNRWMVRCMSAAGAKDMTAVEVSLLHHVSHRDRKKKLADICFVLNIEDTHVATYALKKLVARGYVKSEKTGKEVFFSATAAGRELCGKYREVRESCLMSTLRESGLTNEQIGDAAQLMRNASGLYDTAARAATSL
- the pxpB gene encoding 5-oxoprolinase subunit PxpB; this encodes MTKPRIHPLGDNALVCESAPPATLDCQRRIWALADIARLMPHVVEVVPGMNNLTIVFDPLEADYEALAAQLEDGWEAATPSDTGGAEIEIPVRYGGADGPDLSSLAKHVGLSVDEVVKRHTEAEYVVFFLGFQPGFAYMGGLDPALHTPRRAEPRLEVPAGSVGIGGAQTGIYPAVSPGGWNLLGRTDLKLFDPARNPPTLMQPGDRVRFTALEVRA
- a CDS encoding biotin-dependent carboxyltransferase family protein, whose amino-acid sequence is MIEVKRAGVLSSVQDLGRHGYRHLGVSSGGALDALSLEIGNRIVGNKADAAGIEVTFGPTVLRFSRATRVAITGTDFGATLDDEPVYSWWSLPVRAGQELTLRAAKRGMRGYVCIAGGIDVLPMLGSRSTDLGACFGGLGGRALADGDRLPVGVPQPHKGIAFSPEEPAFGVKAPAWCKFVLVDEPVRRGRHAPGVDWAVPIRVLRGPEYASFTEKAQRDFWNEEWTITPNSNRMGFRLAGTELERGEKIELLSHAVLPGTIQVPPNGQPIVLMGDAQSTGGYPKIGAVIKADLWKLAQVRLNGGVRFIETSLEEARHALAEERRYVSQVGTAIAMHEERCARLAKST